The Prevotella melaninogenica nucleotide sequence TTAGCTTCATCTAATAGCTGCTGTTCATTACCATAACGTGCTGAATAATGCCCTAAAAGAAGTTTCCCTGCAGCTGCATCCCGAGCCACCTGTGCTGCTTGCTGCGACGTACTATGCCAATAAAGACGAGCACGATCAGCATCTTGCGCTGCGTATGTACTTTCATGATAGAGCGTACTTACCTCTTTTACAAGATTATGGAGTGTTTTAATGTATCGCGTATCAGAGCAATAAGCATAGCTACGAGCAGGTGCAGCAGGGGTTGTTAGCTTACTATTAGGAATCACATCACCCTCTGGCGTTGCCCAATCAGCCCCAGCCTTTATATTATTAATCTGACTGATAGGAATATGATAAAAGTCTATCATGTCACGGCGGATATGTGGTAGCGTTGGTTTCTCACGGAACAGATAACCACAACAATCTATACGATGCTGCAAAGGAATTGTTTCAACCGTCAGACTCCTATCCTCGTAAACCACCTTATTCTGCTTTGTATCAACAGCATGAAACACTACTTCGAACTCTAATCCCTGACAAAAAAAGTTCAATGTTTGGTCAAGTATAGGCTCAAAAGCAGCGGGAGCATAGATATGTAATGGAGCCGTACGCCCTGTCATACCAAAGGTTGAAATCATACCAGGCAAGCCAAAGCAATGATCGCCATGCAAGTGGCTAATAAAAACAGCAATAATCTTTGAGAAATGTATGCGCGACCGACGAAGTTGTATCTGCGTTCCCTCTCCGCAATCAATCATAAAAAGCTTCTCCCTAAGCTCAACAACTTGGGAAGAAGCGTTATGTTGCAAAGTTGGTAACGCGCTACCGCAACCAAGAATATGTACTTTGAATGGTTCCATATAGACTGACCAATATCTTTTCATCCCACCCTTTTAAGAGAGGAATGAAAAGATTAGCTTATATAATAGCCGTTACATTCTCTTTAAAGAGAGTATAGCGAAGAACTTACTTACCTCTTGTAAAGACAAAAAGTCCCGATTTATTCTCTAATGACAATGTGTCTGCTCCAAGGCTTTCTACGTCAAAGGTGTCTTTTGACAGAATCAGCTTACCGTTCCATATTTTCCATGATGTCCATGGATTCTTCTCAGACTGCAAGCTTGAAGTAACGCTTCCTCCTTCTTTTATCTCAAAGTTGCGATCAAGACTACTCCAGTTACCTAACAAAGAGGTAAGATTAATCGCTGAACGCATAAAGTTATCACCATACTCTTTATAACCAATAATGGCAAATCGGTCACCATTAATCTTTCCACCTTTAACAACTTCAAATGTATCATTTGGGTTTACAAGATATTCAAGTGTGTCACCATGATCGGTAAGCAGAACAATAGAGTTCATACCACCATCCACCATCGTACCATAGATAGTACTATCGTTTGTGGCAACAGAGTCTTCAGCCTCTTCAGTTTCAGACAACATAGACTTAGGTTTGCTATCCTTACAAGAGATTGCTACTGCAAGAATAAACAAAGACATGATAAAATAAAAGGTTCTTTTCATATTTACACTCCTTAATTTTTATCGTAATTTTAATTGTTAGCAGCCTTAGCTTGATTCCATAACTCATCCATTTCAGCAAGAGTTAAGTCTTTTATCGTAACACCCTTTGCCTTAGCAGCTTCCTCAATATAGTTAAATCGCTTGATAAACTTCTGATTCGTGTGCTCAAGAGCATTATCAGGATTCAAATGATAGAGGCGTGCTGCATTAATAAGAGAGAATAAAAAGTCGCCAAGTTCTTCTGTTGAACGTTGCTTATCCTCCTTCATCAGCTCGTTCTTCAGTTCTTCTAATTCTTCATATACCTTATCCCAGACCTGCTCTTTCTCTTCCCAATCAAAACCAACATTACGTGCCTTGTCTTGGATACGGTAAGCCTTAATAAGACTTGGCAGTGAATTGGGCACACCAGAGAGTACCGAAGTGTTTCCGTCACGTTCACGTTGCTTGCGCTGTTCCCATGTTGATTCTACCTGTGAAGCAGTATTAGGAGTTGTCGACTGTGCGTTCTTAGCAGCCTGTTCTTCTTCATCTTTGTAAACTACTTGTCCTGCAGCATTAACTACCATATCAGAATGTGTCACACTCCAACCCGTCCAATCGATAAAATCATGTCGAAACATAAGTTTGTCGGATTGCGCATTGCAGACATCAGCAACATCAAAGTCCCCCTTTTCTTCACCCAATGTAGAATAGAAGATAACATGTTCCATGACGTCTCCAAGCTCTTTACAGATATTCTTTGAGTCATTTTTTAAGAGCGCATCTGCCAACTCAAAGGTCTCTTCAATCGTATTGGGACGGAGGCTTTCATTAGTCTGTTTACTATCCCATGGGCACTCCTTTCGGAGTCGTTCTTGAATATCTAAAAGTCGGGAAAAAGCTTTCAGTTTATCTTCTTTAGTATGCAAAGTCTTGATGTTTAAAGTTAAACATAAACGTTAAAGTACTCATCAGTGTACTATTATTGATGCAAAGATACGCTTTTTAGGCGGATTTTTTGTACTTTTGCATCGTAATTTTAAAGATAATAAAGAAATAATAATATACGAGACAATGGAATTAGCAAGCAAGTATGATCCACAAGTAGTGGAATCAAAATGGTACCAGTATTGGCTGGACAACAAGCTTTTCAGTTCTAAGCCTGATGGCCGCGAGCCTTACACTGTGGTTATCCCTCCACCAAACGTAACGGGTGTGCTTCATATGGGCCATATGTTGAACAACACAATACAGGACATCTTGGTAAGACGTGCCCGCATGGAAGGTAAGAATGCATGCTGGGTACCGGGTACTGACCACGCAAGTATTGCTACAGAAGCAAAGGTTGTGAACCGCCTCACAGAGCAAGGTATAAAGAAGACTGACCTCACTCGTGAGCAGTTCCTTGAGCATGCATGGGATTGGACACACGAACATGGTGGCATTATCCTCAAGCAGTTGCGTCGACTTGGTTGTTCATGCGATTGGGATCGTACTGCTTTCACCATGGACGATACTCGTAGCAAGAGTGTTATCAAGGTATTCTGCGACCTCTATAAGAAGGGTTACATCTATCGTGGTGTACGCATGGTTAACTGGGACCCACAGGCGCAAACAGCTCTTTCTGACGAAGAAGTAATCTATAAGGATGAACATTCTAAGCTCTATCACCTTAAATATTATGTTGCCGATGACGACCAAGCAAAGGTTGAACGTAAGGATGAAGGCAACGTAATACATAAAGATGCAAAGGGCTACTATGCTGTTGTCGCAACCACTCGTCCAGAGACGATCATGGGAGATTCGGCTATGTGTATCAATCCAGAGGACGTTAAGAACACATGGTTGAAGGGTCTTCGCGTTGTAGTTCCATTGGTAAACCGTGTGATTCCTGTAGTTGAAGACTCATACGTTGACATCCAGTTCGGTACTGGTTGTTTGAAGGTAACACCTGCTCACGACGTTAACGACCATGCACTTGGCTTGAAACACGGTTTGGAAACTATTGATATCTTCAACGATAATGGTACTATCTCCGAGGCTGCTGGCTTGTATGTAGGTCAGGATCGTATGGATGTACGTAAGCAGATATCAAAGGATTTGGAGGCTGCAGGCCTCATGGAGAAGGTTGAGGACTATGATAATAAAGTCGGATACTCAGAGCGTACACACGTACCTATTGAGCCAAAGCTGTCTACACAATGGTTCTTAAAGATGCAGCACTTTGCTGATATCGCCCTTTCTCCTGTCATGGACGACGACATAGAGTTCTACCCAAAGAAGTATAAGAACACATATCGCCACTGGTTAGAGAACATCAAGGACTGGTGTATCAGCCGTCAGTTGTGGTGGGGTCATCGTATTCCTGCTTACTACTTCAAAGATGTAGAAGGCAAGAATGCCACCGTTGTGGCAGAAACTACTGAAGAAGCATTGAAGTTGGCACAGGAGATTAATCCTTCAGTAACAGCTGCCGACCTTGAACAAGAGAGCGATTGCATGGATACTTGGTTCTCAAGTTGGTTGTGGCCAATCTCTGTCTTCGATGGAATCAACAACCCTGACAACGAAGAAATCAACTACTACTACCCTACCAGCGACCTTGTTACAGGTCCAGACATTATCTTCTTCTGGGTAGCACGTATGATTATGGCAGGCTATGAGTATCGTGGTAAGTTCCCATTCAAGCATGTTTACTTCACGGGTATTGTACGTGATAAGCTCGGTCGAAAGATGAGTAAGAGTCTTGGTAACTCACCAGATCCTATCATGTTGATTGAGAAGTATGGTGCTGATGGTGTTCGTATGGGTATGATGCTCTCTGCACCTGCAGGTAATGACATCCTTTTCGACGAGACACTTTGCGAACAGGGACGTAACTTCAACAATAAGATTTGGAATGCTTTCCGCCTCATTCAGGGTTGGGAAACAACAGATGCAGAGCAGCCATTGGCAAACAAGATTGCTGTTGAGTGGTTCGAAGCTAAGTTGAAAGAAGTGAATGCAGAAATGAATGAGCAGTTTAAGAGCTATCGTATTTCAGAGGCTTTGATGACTGTTTACCGCCTCTTCTGGGACGAGTTCTCAAGCTGGTACTTGGAGATGATTAAGCCAGAATATGGAAAACCAATCGACAAGCTTACCTACGAAGCAACCCTTAAATTCTTCAATTCACTCTTGAAGATGCTCCACCCATTCATGCCTTTCATCACTGAAGAGTTGTGGCAGCACATCTATGATCGCAAGGAGAGCGAGAGCATCATGCGTGATGAACTCAAGCTCGATACTCCAAGCAAGGATGAGTTGAACCTTATCGAAGCTATTGAGCAGGTTAAAGCGATTGTCAGCGGTGTGAGAACCGTACGCAACCAGAAGAATATTGCACCAAAGGTTGAACTCGACTTGAACGTAATCGGTCAGAACAACTACGAGGCTTACAACAGTGTAATCATTAAGATGGCTAACTTGAAGACTATTGAAGTAGTAACAGAGAAGAGCGGCGATGCATCTGGCTTCATGGTAGGTACCGACAGTTTCGCTGTCCCAGTGGGCGACTTGATTGACGTTGCAGCTGAGATTGAGAAGCAGGAGAAGGAACTCAAGCATCTTGAAGGCTTCCTCACAGGTATCAAGAAGAAGCTCTCAAACGAGAAGTTCGTGGCAAATGCTCCTGCTGCAGTTATCGAGCGTGAGCGCAAAAAGCAGAGCGACTCAGAGGAGAAGATTGCTGCTTTGAAAGCAAGTCTTGAGGAATTAAGAAAGAAATAATCTATTATCTCTTTGGCTAATGGGTTCATTAGCCAAAGCATTTTAGTAAATATAAAAACAAGGGGATGTGTCAAAATGTAAATACCATTTTGATAATCTTACAGTTTGAAACAATCCAATAAAAAAGACCATTTCTGTACTCGATTTTGAGTAAAGAAATGGTCTTTTCTTTGCTTTTAGGAAAAACTACTTATAGTTTAAAAGTTGTCAACTTATTAATTTGCATTTTGACAAACCCTCTTGAAGATAAGGCTTTCCCTTTTTCAGAGGAGTTGGCAAGGACTACCCTGGCAAGGGTCCAGGAGTCTTTCCGCCCCCTTCTTCCTTAGAGCCCGTTTTTTCCTCTTTCACCGTCTCATACGAGTTCTCGCGCAAAGCGGCCTTTAGTTCTACACCCGGCGTAAACGTTACGCGTGGCTTGATGGTCTCTGTCTTAAAGGCCTTTTCTGTTGCAGCCCCTTCGCTTGAAAGAGTCAGGCGCATCGTACCAAACTCGCCCAACTGCACGCTAAAGCCGTCACGAAGATAATGAGGCAAACAATCCATAAAGTTTGCCAGTACGTTTTCGATGTCACCACGTGTGAGTGAAGAACGCCCCGCAATGTCGCGTGCAATGTCTCGCAAGTTTTTCTTACCAAGATTTACAGGATTAGCATAGAACTTTTCCTCTGTCCGCTTCTGCGGATTCTTTTTCTTTTGAAGTTTAATCTTCATAATTGTTTTGTTTTTAAAAGTAAATATTTAAGTTTTTACGGCATTTACACCTTGGTTTGTTCCATGGTTTATTCTCCGTTTTTCATATTCTTTTCTGAATAAGGTTTTATCCAGTTTGTAGTGTCAATGGTTTTCTCTTTTTTTTCTGGTTAGAAACCTTCTTTGTCTTCAAGATAATAGCATTTCCATTTATAGAAAATTGAAACTTCCACCCATCTTTTTCAGAGCCAAAGGAGGGCTTTAAATTTTCCTACGGTCAGAAGAAAATTTTTCTTTGTGAAAAATTTATTTCCAACCGTAGGTACGTAAATTTCTCACCGTAGAGAAATTTTCTTCCGACCTGTTAGAAATTTCCCGCTAACACGTTCCCCGTAAATTTCTGACAGGTTAGAAATTTTCTTGCAACGGGTTAGATTTTCTCTTATCTCTCATCCTCCCTTATCCTGTTAGGCTCCCTCCCCTTTTGGGGGAGGGTTGGAGTGGGGCTTTTAGGACTACTCAAACACCCCGATTCTGTACCCAAAGATGCGGCTGCTGTTATCCAGAAAGACGGAACCACTCTCGATTCTCAGGCAGTACGCGAAGCCGCTGCCCCACGGGTAAGCACTAGACGACCAATAGTAGCCGTGAGTGCCAACGCGGGTCAGCTCACCAGAGTTGTAGAAACCCAAGGCGGGCAGGAAGAAATAATTACCTGCGTCGGCAGCGGAAGGAAGAGTTCTAGATGCGGACCAGTGCTCATCGCGTATGTTTCCACGCCAATCACTGCCGTCGACAGCCGTGTTATTGTCGAATCCACTTATCTTTGCCTTCTTCTTAAACCACATGCCGCCTTTATATAAATGACCCATAGTTGTCCATAGTTCATCACGATCCCAACGGGGATCACCCTTGACAGCGTACCAAGTCATCTCGTTCACGTTAGGAAGAGTAGCACAACTCTGGGTAGCATCGAAACGACCTGAACCGCTGCCCTCGTTGTAGTAACGTGGGTCAGTGTTGCTCTGGGCGTAATTTGATGAACTGTTATCGTTAAGAGTTGGCTGGCCTACGCCTGCTGGCAAGTTCTTTGTCCATTCGTAACCGTACCAATATTGATTCTGAGCATCCCACATGTAATAATGGTCACCGTCGTAGTCCTTTACGTTAAGGTTAGCAGTGATATTATAATACTTGTTCTGGTCGTAGGTAGCTGATGCTAATGTCTTAGTTATAGTTCCCTCTACGTTTGTTGCAATGTCTTTCACCCAATAACGTATCCTGAGTGTGTGAGTGCCTGGCTTTATAACAACGTAAGAACCATTGGTAGCGGCGCTTGTGGAGTTGTTAGTTAAAGGGAAACCGTTAGCGTATGTTCCGCTACCACCTGTTGAAACAATAATTTGCTTACCTGTGCCTGTGCCTGTGAGTTCGCCTGTTGTTGGGTTGAGGGTATATGTACTGGTAATGTTATTATCAGAGCTTACCTCCACCTTTGTCAAATAGCAATTCTGTAAGATAGTATTGGTTGTACGAGGTAAGAAGAGAAGATAAGCTGCCTTGTGGTCAAGCGCAAAAGCAAACGAGCCGTTTGACTGCTTCGATGCATCAGCCATACCGCAATCGCCTGATGTACCAAAGTGAGCAGTGGTATTTGGCTCTGATTGGCTCTGGGTAGCTGGGATTGTTACTTTGTCTCGATTTCCATTCTTACCAGGGTAATAAACCTTATAGGTGCTGCTTTGTGTAAACTTACCAGGCACTCTAAACTTAAAGCTGGCAGTCTTTGCTGTTGGGGCATTGCTGCTTTGGCGCCATGCACCGTTATCATCTTTTACCCAAATCTTGTCGCCTGCTTCCCAAAAGAACTTGCCATCACTCTCCATTGAGGTGCGCGTTGAGGGGTCACCTGCTGTGAAGGTCGTCAGGTTCTTATCGTTATCTGTGTTGTTTGGGTTCTGTGCTACGTCTTCATTGGCACAAGATGCAAACGCTAATGTGAGCCCGCAGAAAGCTGCGAACGATAGCAGGCGGGTCTTGAATAATTTCTTTTTCATTGTCTGTTTCTTCTTTTTGTGATTTTGTTTTCTTTACTTGGTTAATAACTCTCTTTGTTAGTCTTCCCATGAAGAATGCTCCGTCGTTTCTTCGCTTTCTGTCATCCAACTTGGGGCCTGCTTGGCATCACCAGAGGTTCCGCCTGACTGGGCTGGGTTGTGCTGACCAGGGTAAGACGTATCCATTAAATAAGTGGTTTCGCTTACTTGGATTATCATGCAACGTGGTGCAGAATAATCCTTCTTTTCTTGTTTCTTTCTCATTGCTTTTTTGATTTGATTAAAAATAGTTGTTACTGTTCTCTAGATGTGGCTTCATTACGCCACCTTTATATATACATCCTGACGAACTCATTATTTATCCTTTCTGATTGCCTACCCTCTCCCTCTCTACAGGCAGACAGCGCTTTACCACTGCCTGCCCGAGAAATCAACGAGAGAAAACAAACTATTATTAGAGAATTACAATTATCTGTTACGGTAAAATCTGTGCTTAAAACGTCCTTATTTTGCTTTCTTGATAGCTCGCAAATGGGCACGAAAAAGCGAACAAAGGAAACTCCGTGAAGTCCTTTGTTTACAACGGTTACGACACGCTTCGCGCGCGCGTAGGATGGAAGAAAAAAAGTATGATTAAACGCTAGTAGCGCCTGTGTGTGTGTGTGTGTGTGTGTGTGTGTGTGTGTGTGTGTGTGTGTGTGTTAGCAAAATATCTGAAACTACCAAATATAAAGCACTAAAAAAGGCAAAGAAATCAAAGTTTCTTTGCTGTGCTGGATTGGCTGGATATGTCGTTGCTAATTTGTTCACGGCGGCAAAGGTAAGAAGAATAAATTGAATGGGCAAGGAAAAGAAGAAAAAACCTTACCCCCCGTGGGGATGTGTCAAAATACAAATACCATTTTTATAATCTTACAGTCTGAAACAATCCAATAAAAATAACCATTTCTGTACTCGATTTTGAGTAAAGAAATGGTCTATTCTTTGTCTTTAGAAGAATCCTACTTATAAATTGAAGGTTGTCAAGTTATTAATTTGCATTTTGACACACCTTCTTTATTTGTTTCTACTCATAATCATCTACCACATTATTTATAAAGTCCATCATAGGCTTACCTGTCTTACAGATATGTTCTAACTGCTCAACCCAGCCATCGCCCTCGAAGAAGTCATCGGGCACAGACACCCAACAGCAATAATCCTTCATCCGAAGATACTGAAGATGCTCATAATCCTTTGGAAATCCCTTTGGAACAGTCTTTAAAGCTGCAAATCCAAAGCCTCTCTTACTTACTTTATCGTCGGTCCACTCGCCCTCATTAGGTCGTCCGAACAGATTAAGAAAGTCCTCATTCTCTACATCTTTACGCCATTCATGAATGTTCGCCATGATTTCATTGCGACATGAAGTCAATATATTCGTAGGCAACCAATAGCAACCAACAGCTACCAAGCAGTTCCCTGGCTGAAGATGTATATAATAACCGCCTCGCAATGCCTTTCTACCACGTGCACAGATGTATGCACCCAAGTGGCGTTTATACGGACTCTTATCAGGTGAGAAACGTATATCACGATAGAAGCGATAAGTACAATCCTTTGCCGTCAAGTGTGAAACCTCATCATCAAAGGTTGCCAAACAAGATATTATTTGGTCAACTCCGTTCTCGAAATCAGCCTTCACCGCATCATATTCAGCCTTATGTTCCTGAAACCATTGCTTATTATTGTTCGCAGCAATACCTTGCAGGAAGTGCATTATCTTCTTTGTATTCATAATCTTTTGCGTTTTATCTTGTTTAATTTTACACTATCAATTCATTCACTTGTTAACTCGTCAACCGTCAACTATAAACCTACCATCAATTAACTTGTTAACTTGTAAACTCGTTAACTCGTCAACTATACTATCCTACAACTTACTATTCTCCAACAACTTTGGACAGATATCATCAAAAGGGCAATGTTCGCAATCAGGCTTAGCACTCTTGCAAACATAACGGCCATGAAGCAATATCCAATGATGTGCATCCGAGACCTCCTCTGTAGGAATATTCTTCATCAAATAATCCTCAACCTTACGAGGCGTGTTAGCTGTTGAAGGAACCAGTCCCAGACGATGACTGACACGATATACATGCGTATCGACAGCAAGTGTTGGCTTACCAAACCACACTGCTTGAATAACATTTGCCGTCTTACGCCCTACTCCAGGCAGCGTAACGAGTGCATTAGGGTCAGAAGGCACCTCACCATCAAATTTCTCAACCAACATCTTCGACATCTCAACTAAATGTTTTGCCTTTGAATTGGGGTAAGAAACACTCTTCACATACTCAAATATCTCATCGGCTGTAGCCTCTGCCATCGCCTTTGCATCTGGATAATGACGAAACAATTCTGGCGTAATCGCATTGATTCGCTTATCCGTACACTGAGCAGAAAGGAGTGTCGCACAAAGAAGTTGGAATGCTGAACCAAAATTTAGCTCAGTTGAAACATGCCCAACATTCTTGCGAAAATAACTCAGTGCATAATCATATCTTTCTTTTCTTGTCATCTTCTTATAGTATAGTACAGCATAAAATAAACAGCTCAGCCAATTATCTCAGCCAATAAAAATTATTTTCTTTCTTTTATTACGATATTATTTCCCACAACAACAATAGCTTGCTGATTTGTAATAATCTTCAAGGGCAGATGGCTATTCTTGTTGACAACTTCCCGTGCAGCCTTTTCAAAAGGATAACTATCGAAATGTACGACAGGATAGAATCCAACAATGCCAAGACCAACAAAATCCTCCATTCCTGACACCCGCGAATAACAGTCATCCATACCCTTTGCATATTCAATGTTGGGAGCAAGTATCATCGCTCCAGCAGATTCCCCAATATATAGTTTTCCTTGCTCCACCTGCTCTATGATACACCTGTCAATCCCAGTTCTCCTCAATTCCTGCAAGAGAAAAAACGTATTGCCACCCGATACATAGATACAGTCGCAGCTTGTCAGGACCTCTTCCATTTCATTCTTACTGCATTGAGTAATTTCCAATTCCTTGATGATAAGTCCAAGAGAATCAAGTGCCACCTTGGCATCTTCCACATACTGTGTATACTCTTCATGAATGCTTGCTGTAGGGATAAATGCTACAGTCTTGCCCCTCAACGGAACTGAAACGGATTCGGATAAAATTGAAGCAACATCAGCAAAAGATGAACATAAAAAGATTTTCTTCATTGATATATTATGTTTTAGAACTTCCCTATCATTAGTACTGTAAACAGCTTGAACAGGAATAAAAATAAGTATTATAATTAAGAATATTATAAATCTATACCTCATACATTTCACGTTTAATACTGCAAAGTTACTAAAAACTAACAGATAATTTGGTGCTTTCCGAAACTTAATGTAATTTTGCATCAGAAATAAAAAACAAATCAATTATGATAACTCCAATGACAGGACTGATTGCACTGCTAATCATTGCACTGATTGGCTGGGTAGTCGCAGAGCTTAAAGACAAGTGTGTTACATTCGTTCACTCTGAAGAAGAGGCTGAGGGCGAAGAAGAAATGAAAGAAGCTTACGAAGCACATGGTGGCAGAGAGCTTAATCTGAAAGACTTGCTTGCACATAACAGTACGAACGGCTACAAGTCTATCTAAGATTAATAGCAAATAACATAAAAGACGGGAATGATATGGTTGTATCATTCCTGTCTTCTTTATATTATATAATGTGGGATTAATCTTCAGAAGTTGGTTTTTATAGGAGTAAAACGCTTATAGCTGAATTGAAAAATCATTACACAAAAAGAGAGGAAAGAAGCTTCTTCTACCTTGGAAACATCAAAAAAGACTGCACTCATAACCATCAGGGTATCAAAGAGTTGCAAAAGAATATTATAAAAGGTGCTTAATTGCATTGCAAAAGGGCGTTAGTTGCATGCCAACTAACGCCCTTTTGGACCTCAATTAACGCCCAATTGGAACGCAATTAAGCATCTTTTAATTTCAAAGCTGTGAATTTATTTTACAATATTCCACCTCGCAAGACATCACCACTATGATATACTCTCTATCAAGAGCCATATATTAAGTAAGGTGACGATGCCTGCCAACGAGTAAAGGAAGACCATATTCAACTTACTATTGGCATACTTACCCATCACACGCTTGGAAGATGTCAGACCGACCTGTAAGAAAACGGTGAAAGGAAGTTGGACAGAAAGGAACATCTGTGAGATAATCAATCCCTTAAATGGGTCACCAATAAAGAATATCATCAGAAGGGCAATACCTAATGAAAGCACAATTCCAGCAATAGAGTGCGTATCTTTTGCATTATATGACTCACCAAAAAGCCCAGAGAAGATACTACCCGCAGCCATTCCACTGGTTATCGTACTTGAAATACCCGCTAAAAGTAAGGCAATAGCAAATATATTCGCAGCA carries:
- a CDS encoding HU family DNA-binding protein gives rise to the protein MKIKLQKKKNPQKRTEEKFYANPVNLGKKNLRDIARDIAGRSSLTRGDIENVLANFMDCLPHYLRDGFSVQLGEFGTMRLTLSSEGAATEKAFKTETIKPRVTFTPGVELKAALRENSYETVKEEKTGSKEEGGGKTPGPLPG
- a CDS encoding DUF2461 domain-containing protein; translated protein: MNTKKIMHFLQGIAANNNKQWFQEHKAEYDAVKADFENGVDQIISCLATFDDEVSHLTAKDCTYRFYRDIRFSPDKSPYKRHLGAYICARGRKALRGGYYIHLQPGNCLVAVGCYWLPTNILTSCRNEIMANIHEWRKDVENEDFLNLFGRPNEGEWTDDKVSKRGFGFAALKTVPKGFPKDYEHLQYLRMKDYCCWVSVPDDFFEGDGWVEQLEHICKTGKPMMDFINNVVDDYE
- the mazG gene encoding nucleoside triphosphate pyrophosphohydrolase; this encodes MHTKEDKLKAFSRLLDIQERLRKECPWDSKQTNESLRPNTIEETFELADALLKNDSKNICKELGDVMEHVIFYSTLGEEKGDFDVADVCNAQSDKLMFRHDFIDWTGWSVTHSDMVVNAAGQVVYKDEEEQAAKNAQSTTPNTASQVESTWEQRKQRERDGNTSVLSGVPNSLPSLIKAYRIQDKARNVGFDWEEKEQVWDKVYEELEELKNELMKEDKQRSTEELGDFLFSLINAARLYHLNPDNALEHTNQKFIKRFNYIEEAAKAKGVTIKDLTLAEMDELWNQAKAANN
- the nth gene encoding endonuclease III → MTRKERYDYALSYFRKNVGHVSTELNFGSAFQLLCATLLSAQCTDKRINAITPELFRHYPDAKAMAEATADEIFEYVKSVSYPNSKAKHLVEMSKMLVEKFDGEVPSDPNALVTLPGVGRKTANVIQAVWFGKPTLAVDTHVYRVSHRLGLVPSTANTPRKVEDYLMKNIPTEEVSDAHHWILLHGRYVCKSAKPDCEHCPFDDICPKLLENSKL
- a CDS encoding Type 1 glutamine amidotransferase-like domain-containing protein, with translation MKKIFLCSSFADVASILSESVSVPLRGKTVAFIPTASIHEEYTQYVEDAKVALDSLGLIIKELEITQCSKNEMEEVLTSCDCIYVSGGNTFFLLQELRRTGIDRCIIEQVEQGKLYIGESAGAMILAPNIEYAKGMDDCYSRVSGMEDFVGLGIVGFYPVVHFDSYPFEKAAREVVNKNSHLPLKIITNQQAIVVVGNNIVIKERK
- a CDS encoding ribonuclease Z, producing the protein MEPFKVHILGCGSALPTLQHNASSQVVELREKLFMIDCGEGTQIQLRRSRIHFSKIIAVFISHLHGDHCFGLPGMISTFGMTGRTAPLHIYAPAAFEPILDQTLNFFCQGLEFEVVFHAVDTKQNKVVYEDRSLTVETIPLQHRIDCCGYLFREKPTLPHIRRDMIDFYHIPISQINNIKAGADWATPEGDVIPNSKLTTPAAPARSYAYCSDTRYIKTLHNLVKEVSTLYHESTYAAQDADRARLYWHSTSQQAAQVARDAAAGKLLLGHYSARYGNEQQLLDEAKEIFPNTFLTQEGASFDI
- a CDS encoding valine--tRNA ligase, with the protein product MELASKYDPQVVESKWYQYWLDNKLFSSKPDGREPYTVVIPPPNVTGVLHMGHMLNNTIQDILVRRARMEGKNACWVPGTDHASIATEAKVVNRLTEQGIKKTDLTREQFLEHAWDWTHEHGGIILKQLRRLGCSCDWDRTAFTMDDTRSKSVIKVFCDLYKKGYIYRGVRMVNWDPQAQTALSDEEVIYKDEHSKLYHLKYYVADDDQAKVERKDEGNVIHKDAKGYYAVVATTRPETIMGDSAMCINPEDVKNTWLKGLRVVVPLVNRVIPVVEDSYVDIQFGTGCLKVTPAHDVNDHALGLKHGLETIDIFNDNGTISEAAGLYVGQDRMDVRKQISKDLEAAGLMEKVEDYDNKVGYSERTHVPIEPKLSTQWFLKMQHFADIALSPVMDDDIEFYPKKYKNTYRHWLENIKDWCISRQLWWGHRIPAYYFKDVEGKNATVVAETTEEALKLAQEINPSVTAADLEQESDCMDTWFSSWLWPISVFDGINNPDNEEINYYYPTSDLVTGPDIIFFWVARMIMAGYEYRGKFPFKHVYFTGIVRDKLGRKMSKSLGNSPDPIMLIEKYGADGVRMGMMLSAPAGNDILFDETLCEQGRNFNNKIWNAFRLIQGWETTDAEQPLANKIAVEWFEAKLKEVNAEMNEQFKSYRISEALMTVYRLFWDEFSSWYLEMIKPEYGKPIDKLTYEATLKFFNSLLKMLHPFMPFITEELWQHIYDRKESESIMRDELKLDTPSKDELNLIEAIEQVKAIVSGVRTVRNQKNIAPKVELDLNVIGQNNYEAYNSVIIKMANLKTIEVVTEKSGDASGFMVGTDSFAVPVGDLIDVAAEIEKQEKELKHLEGFLTGIKKKLSNEKFVANAPAAVIERERKKQSDSEEKIAALKASLEELRKK